A window of the Brevinematia bacterium genome harbors these coding sequences:
- the cmr6 gene encoding type III-B CRISPR module RAMP protein Cmr6, protein EIFGTQEQKGRVIFMDAYPVSEIKLELDIMNPHYPDYYSKNQPPADWQNPVPITFLTVGKTKFQFLLLSRDESLLEKATILLKNALKEHGIGAKTSLGYGIFDA, encoded by the coding sequence TGAGATATTCGGAACTCAGGAGCAGAAGGGTAGAGTCATATTCATGGATGCTTACCCTGTCAGTGAAATTAAATTAGAACTTGACATTATGAACCCACACTATCCTGACTACTATTCTAAGAACCAACCACCAGCAGACTGGCAAAACCCAGTTCCTATAACATTCCTAACAGTCGGTAAAACCAAATTCCAATTCTTGCTACTATCAAGAGATGAAAGTCTTCTAGAAAAAGCTACTATTCTCCTGAAAAATGCACTCAAAGAGCATGGAATAGGAGCAAAAACTTCATTAGGATATGGAATATTTGATGCCTAA